One region of Jatrophihabitans cynanchi genomic DNA includes:
- a CDS encoding bifunctional 3,4-dihydroxy-2-butanone-4-phosphate synthase/GTP cyclohydrolase II codes for MSDVRLDDVERAVADVKAGRAVIVIDDADRENEGDLIFAAELATPELLAFMVRYTSGYVCVPITEREADRLDLPPMFRVNQDRRGTAYTVTVDAREGVTTGISATDRARTIRLLADPGATAADFSRPGHVVPLRAKDGGVLRRPGHTEAAVDLAVLAGLAPAGVLCEIVSEQDPAGMARVGELRAFADEHDLALISIADLIAYRRKSEKLVERAAEARVPLRYGEFTAVGYSSSYDRREHVAFVFGDIGDGEDVLVRVHSECLTGDVFGSLRCDCGPQLDAALAAVAREGRGVVLYVRGHEGRGIGLLHKLQAYQLQDAGADTLDANLELGLPADARDYGTGAQILVDLGIHSMRLLSNNPAKRAGLEGYGLRITGREPLPVHANPENLRYLQTKRDRMGHDLNLTESG; via the coding sequence ATGAGCGACGTCAGGCTGGACGATGTCGAGCGGGCCGTCGCGGACGTGAAGGCGGGGCGTGCGGTCATCGTGATCGACGACGCGGATCGCGAGAACGAGGGCGACCTGATCTTCGCGGCCGAACTGGCCACGCCCGAACTCCTCGCGTTCATGGTGCGCTACACCTCCGGCTACGTCTGCGTGCCCATCACCGAGCGCGAAGCCGACCGGCTCGACCTGCCCCCGATGTTCCGCGTCAACCAGGACCGCCGGGGCACCGCCTACACGGTCACCGTCGACGCGCGCGAAGGCGTCACGACCGGCATCTCGGCCACCGACCGCGCGCGCACCATCCGGCTGCTCGCCGATCCCGGGGCGACCGCCGCCGACTTCTCCCGGCCCGGGCACGTCGTTCCGTTGCGGGCCAAGGACGGAGGCGTGCTGCGCCGTCCCGGGCACACCGAGGCCGCGGTCGACCTCGCGGTGCTCGCCGGGCTGGCGCCTGCCGGTGTGCTGTGCGAGATCGTCAGCGAGCAGGACCCGGCGGGCATGGCGCGCGTCGGCGAGCTGCGCGCCTTCGCTGACGAGCACGACCTCGCGCTCATCTCGATCGCGGACCTCATCGCCTACCGCCGCAAGTCGGAGAAGCTCGTCGAGCGGGCCGCCGAGGCGCGGGTGCCGTTGCGTTACGGGGAGTTCACCGCGGTCGGCTACTCCTCCAGCTACGACCGGCGCGAGCACGTCGCGTTCGTGTTCGGCGACATCGGCGACGGCGAGGACGTGCTGGTGCGGGTGCACTCCGAGTGCCTGACCGGCGACGTGTTCGGCTCGCTGCGCTGTGACTGCGGCCCGCAACTGGACGCCGCCCTCGCGGCGGTGGCCCGTGAGGGACGCGGTGTCGTGCTCTACGTGCGCGGCCACGAGGGCCGTGGCATCGGCCTGCTGCACAAGCTGCAGGCCTACCAGTTGCAGGACGCCGGCGCGGACACGCTCGATGCCAACCTCGAGCTGGGGCTGCCCGCCGACGCCCGCGACTACGGCACCGGCGCGCAGATCCTCGTCGACCTGGGCATCCACTCGATGCGGTTGCTCAGCAACAACCCGGCCAAGCGGGCCGGGCTGGAGGGTTACGGGCTGCGCATCACCGGGCGCGAGCCGCTGCCGGTGCACGCCAACCCGGAGAACCTGCGCTACCTGCAGACCAAGCGAGACCGGATGGGCCACGACCTGAACCTGACGGAGTCCGGGTGA
- a CDS encoding phosphoribosyl-ATP diphosphatase: MKTFDQLFAELAERQRLRPDGSGTVAALDAGVHAQGKKVVEEAAEVWLAAEHESAERTAEEISQLLYRVQVIMLGKGIGLDDVYRHL; encoded by the coding sequence ATGAAGACCTTCGATCAGCTGTTCGCCGAGCTCGCCGAGCGGCAACGCCTCCGTCCGGACGGATCCGGCACCGTGGCCGCGCTGGATGCCGGTGTCCACGCGCAGGGCAAGAAGGTCGTCGAGGAGGCCGCCGAGGTGTGGCTGGCCGCCGAGCACGAGTCCGCCGAGCGCACCGCCGAGGAGATCAGCCAGCTGCTGTACCGCGTCCAGGTGATCATGCTGGGCAAGGGCATCGGGCTCGATGACGTGTACCGACATCTGTAG
- a CDS encoding adenylate/guanylate cyclase domain-containing protein, producing the protein MTDEPAEDGELESSRAALVAGLDVPALVERAEQLLLGGPRLFTRAQVAERAGMDAERATALWRALGFAQVGDDEVVFTQRDVDTLEAVRAIEQSGVADDELIATMTRILGQTFSRLASGQGQLLVSMLAQHPEHLESEESVLAVLGTLLPLIEQVHEFVWRRQFVAFFNRVATYATSDALASTLVPMAVGFADMSGFTALTRRATEAELGTLLEAFEATTTDVVSAHHGRIVKTIGDEVLFVADTPSRAAEIALDLLERSRADERLPALRIGLASGPVVSRLGDVYGSTVNIASRLTSLSRPGWVLVDRVVAESLAGDGRYQLTARRPESVRGFHHLRQWRLRRASASEPPARRRGRPRGRR; encoded by the coding sequence ATGACCGACGAGCCGGCCGAGGACGGCGAGCTGGAATCCTCCCGCGCGGCGCTCGTTGCCGGGCTGGACGTCCCCGCACTCGTCGAGCGCGCCGAGCAGTTGCTGCTCGGCGGACCGCGCCTGTTCACCCGCGCCCAGGTGGCCGAGCGGGCCGGCATGGACGCCGAACGCGCGACCGCGCTGTGGCGCGCGCTCGGCTTCGCGCAGGTCGGTGACGACGAGGTCGTGTTCACCCAGCGGGACGTCGACACCCTCGAAGCTGTCCGCGCGATCGAGCAGTCCGGCGTCGCCGATGACGAGCTGATCGCCACGATGACCCGGATCCTCGGCCAGACGTTCTCCCGGCTCGCGTCCGGCCAGGGCCAGCTGCTGGTCTCGATGCTGGCGCAGCACCCGGAGCACCTGGAGTCCGAGGAGAGCGTGCTGGCGGTGCTGGGCACCCTGCTGCCGTTGATCGAGCAGGTGCACGAGTTCGTGTGGCGCCGCCAGTTCGTCGCGTTCTTCAACCGGGTCGCCACCTACGCCACGTCCGACGCGCTCGCGTCGACCCTGGTCCCGATGGCGGTCGGCTTCGCGGACATGTCCGGCTTCACCGCGCTCACCCGGCGCGCCACCGAGGCAGAACTCGGCACGCTGCTGGAGGCGTTCGAGGCGACCACGACGGACGTGGTGTCCGCCCACCACGGGCGGATCGTGAAGACGATCGGCGACGAGGTGCTGTTCGTGGCGGACACCCCGAGCCGGGCGGCCGAGATCGCGCTCGACCTGCTCGAGCGGTCCCGGGCCGACGAGCGGCTGCCCGCATTGCGCATCGGGCTCGCCAGCGGGCCGGTGGTGAGCCGGCTGGGCGACGTGTACGGCTCGACGGTGAACATCGCCAGCAGGCTGACCTCGTTGAGCCGGCCCGGCTGGGTGCTCGTCGACCGGGTGGTGGCCGAGTCCCTCGCCGGCGACGGGCGGTACCAGCTCACGGCGCGCCGTCCCGAGTCGGTGCGCGGCTTTCACCACCTGCGGCAGTGGCGGTTGCGCCGCGCGAGTGCGAGCGAGCCGCCGGCACGCAGGCGCGGCCGCCCGCGCGGTCGCCGGTAG
- the hisG gene encoding ATP phosphoribosyltransferase produces MLRIALPNKGSLAEPASQMLTEAGYRQRTDSRELVMLDADNDTEFFFLRPRDIAVYVGSGRLDVGITGEDLLLDSGAPAETVLQLGFGESTFRFAGLPDTAGSVHDLAGKRIATAYPGVVSSYLAAQGVSAELIRLDGAVETAVRLEVADAIADVVSTGTTLRNAGLEIFGEPLLTSQAVLVRRAGAEPTPKVEQLVRRLQGVIIARRYVLMDYDIPDELVEKAVAITPGIESPTVAPLHERGWSAVRSMVLRKQTNRIMDELWDVGARAIFVTDIHACRL; encoded by the coding sequence ATGCTTCGCATCGCACTCCCCAACAAGGGCTCCCTCGCCGAGCCGGCCAGCCAGATGCTGACCGAGGCCGGCTATCGCCAGCGCACCGACAGCCGCGAGCTGGTGATGCTCGATGCCGACAACGACACCGAGTTCTTCTTCCTGCGCCCGCGCGACATCGCCGTGTACGTCGGTTCCGGCCGGCTGGACGTCGGCATCACCGGTGAGGACCTGCTGCTCGACTCCGGCGCGCCGGCCGAGACCGTCCTGCAGCTCGGGTTCGGCGAGTCGACGTTCCGCTTCGCCGGCCTGCCCGACACGGCCGGCTCGGTGCACGACCTGGCCGGCAAGCGGATCGCCACCGCCTACCCGGGCGTGGTCTCCTCGTACCTGGCCGCACAGGGTGTCAGCGCCGAACTGATCCGGCTGGACGGCGCCGTCGAGACCGCCGTGCGCCTGGAGGTGGCCGATGCGATCGCCGACGTCGTGTCGACGGGCACCACGTTGCGCAACGCCGGCCTGGAGATCTTCGGCGAACCGCTGCTGACCAGCCAGGCGGTGCTGGTGCGCCGCGCCGGCGCGGAGCCGACCCCGAAGGTGGAGCAGCTGGTGCGGCGGCTGCAGGGCGTGATCATCGCGCGCCGGTACGTCCTGATGGACTACGACATCCCGGACGAACTGGTGGAGAAGGCCGTCGCGATCACACCGGGCATCGAGTCGCCCACCGTGGCGCCGCTGCACGAGCGCGGCTGGTCGGCGGTGCGTTCGATGGTGCTGCGCAAGCAGACGAACCGCATCATGGACGAGTTGTGGGACGTCGGTGCCCGCGCCATCTTCGTGACCGACATCCACGCGTGCCGGCTGTGA
- a CDS encoding histidine kinase gives MSPLPVLAAAAVVAGVAGIAYLVYRRRDLGTSADRATFDTLHTASLASLGLREGLTRPGSERAVKHLRALLGTTAVALTDSSRVLAVDGGSHHHADAAVTHARHALRDARTVIVAAREVSCGAPDCPARVAVAAPLVDRGTVVGALVAYSRDSSAMLVRAVEEVARWVSGQLELAGADQQRTQLMEAELRALRAQISPHFVYNSLNAVASFMRTDAERARELLLEFADFTRYALRRGGEFATLADELRNTERYLVLEQARFGERLRVSLRVAPEVLPIAVPFLVVQPLVENAVRHGLEGAAEVVTVSIAAVDAGQDALITVEDDGAGSDPGVIRAALEGIDAGAGARGGSVGLGNVDARLRQVYGDPYGLVIETAPTAGTKVSFRVPKFSPGVRADPAPRG, from the coding sequence GTGAGCCCGCTCCCGGTGCTGGCCGCGGCTGCCGTGGTCGCGGGCGTGGCGGGAATCGCCTATCTCGTCTACCGGCGCCGCGACCTGGGCACATCGGCCGACCGGGCCACCTTCGACACGCTGCACACCGCCAGCCTCGCCTCACTCGGGCTGCGCGAGGGACTGACCCGGCCCGGCTCCGAACGCGCGGTGAAGCATCTGCGTGCCTTGCTCGGCACCACCGCGGTCGCGCTGACCGACAGCTCGCGGGTGCTGGCAGTCGACGGCGGCTCGCATCACCACGCCGACGCTGCGGTGACGCACGCGCGGCACGCATTGCGCGACGCGCGCACGGTCATCGTCGCTGCGCGGGAGGTGTCCTGCGGCGCCCCGGACTGCCCGGCACGCGTCGCGGTGGCCGCGCCACTCGTCGACCGGGGCACCGTGGTCGGCGCCCTGGTCGCCTACAGCCGGGACAGCTCCGCGATGCTCGTCCGCGCCGTGGAGGAGGTGGCGCGGTGGGTGTCCGGACAGCTCGAACTGGCCGGCGCCGACCAGCAGCGCACCCAGCTGATGGAGGCCGAGCTGCGTGCCTTGCGTGCCCAGATCAGCCCGCACTTCGTCTACAACTCGCTCAACGCGGTCGCCTCGTTCATGCGCACGGACGCCGAGCGAGCCCGCGAACTGCTGCTCGAGTTCGCCGACTTCACCCGCTACGCGCTGCGGCGCGGCGGCGAGTTCGCCACCCTGGCCGACGAGTTGCGCAACACCGAGCGGTACCTGGTGCTGGAGCAGGCCCGCTTCGGTGAGCGGCTGCGCGTCTCACTGCGGGTCGCGCCGGAGGTGCTGCCGATCGCGGTGCCGTTCCTCGTCGTCCAGCCGCTGGTGGAGAACGCGGTGCGGCACGGGCTGGAGGGCGCGGCCGAGGTGGTGACCGTCTCCATCGCGGCGGTCGACGCCGGCCAGGACGCGCTGATCACCGTCGAGGACGACGGCGCGGGCTCGGATCCTGGAGTGATCCGGGCAGCCCTGGAGGGCATCGACGCCGGGGCGGGTGCGCGGGGCGGCTCGGTCGGGCTGGGCAACGTCGACGCCCGGCTGCGCCAGGTGTACGGCGATCCGTACGGGCTGGTGATCGAGACCGCGCCCACGGCCGGCACCAAGGTCTCCTTCCGGGTCCCGAAGTTCTCGCCGGGCGTGCGCGCCGATCCCGCACCACGCGGCTGA
- a CDS encoding riboflavin synthase: protein MFTGIIEELGEVVEVAPKDDSAVLTIAAGRVAQDISEGASIAVNGVCLTVTGWVHYPPLHHLSFDVMAETLARSVLGTLQQGAKVNLERATRADSRLDGHVVQGHVDGTGTVLHRTTGSAWETVRFDLPAALARFVAEKGSIAVDGISLTVTAVGPDWFEVGLIPQTLRATTLGDRPVGASVNLEVDVLAKYVARLLETAS from the coding sequence GTGTTCACCGGCATCATCGAGGAACTCGGCGAGGTCGTCGAAGTGGCGCCGAAGGACGACTCGGCAGTGCTGACGATCGCGGCCGGCCGTGTCGCGCAGGACATCAGCGAGGGCGCCTCGATCGCGGTGAACGGCGTCTGCCTGACCGTGACCGGCTGGGTCCATTACCCGCCGCTGCACCACCTGAGCTTCGACGTCATGGCCGAGACGCTCGCGCGTTCGGTGCTCGGCACGTTGCAGCAGGGCGCGAAGGTCAACCTGGAGCGGGCGACGCGCGCCGACTCCCGGCTGGACGGGCACGTCGTGCAGGGGCACGTCGACGGAACCGGCACGGTGCTGCACCGCACCACGGGCAGCGCCTGGGAGACGGTGCGCTTCGACCTGCCGGCCGCGCTCGCCCGGTTCGTCGCGGAGAAGGGTTCGATCGCCGTCGACGGGATCTCGCTGACCGTCACCGCTGTCGGACCGGATTGGTTCGAGGTCGGGCTGATCCCGCAGACGCTGCGCGCGACCACCTTGGGCGACCGGCCGGTCGGCGCGAGCGTGAACCTCGAGGTGGACGTCCTGGCCAAGTACGTCGCACGCCTGCTGGAGACCGCCTCATGA
- the ribH gene encoding 6,7-dimethyl-8-ribityllumazine synthase, with protein sequence MRNGAPELGAVDGAAGLRVAVVASSWHTEVMAGLRAGARRALADSRVADVTEVQVPGTFELPVAAARLAGAGFDAIVALGVVIRGGTPHFDYVCTAAAVGLTDVTVRTGVPVGFGVLTCDDQAQALDRAGLPDSREDKGYEATAAALATAVTLAAYAP encoded by the coding sequence GTGAGGAACGGCGCGCCCGAACTCGGTGCCGTGGACGGCGCCGCCGGACTGCGGGTGGCCGTCGTCGCGAGCAGCTGGCACACCGAGGTGATGGCCGGGCTACGGGCAGGCGCGCGCCGCGCGCTCGCCGACTCGCGCGTCGCCGATGTCACCGAGGTGCAGGTGCCGGGCACGTTCGAGCTTCCGGTGGCCGCCGCCCGGCTCGCCGGCGCCGGCTTCGACGCGATCGTCGCGCTGGGTGTGGTGATCCGCGGCGGGACCCCGCACTTCGACTACGTCTGCACCGCCGCGGCCGTCGGCCTGACCGACGTCACCGTGCGCACCGGGGTGCCGGTCGGCTTCGGCGTGCTGACCTGCGACGACCAGGCCCAAGCCCTCGATCGCGCCGGACTGCCCGACTCGCGCGAGGACAAGGGCTACGAGGCGACGGCCGCCGCGCTGGCGACGGCCGTCACGCTGGCCGCCTACGCGCCATGA
- a CDS encoding sodium/solute symporter codes for MVAGTFGLRRARTTSDFYVASRAVTPRWNAAAIGGEYLSAASYLGIAGLILAYGFDVLWYPVGYTAGYLVLLALVAAPLRRSGAYTLPDFAEIRLGSVLVRRAASVLVVLIGWLYLVPQLQGAGLTLSTQTGAPTWAGGLIVCAVVLVAVAAGGMRSITFAQALQFWLKFLAMLVPALALLFVWQHRDDAIAHGYPAAHQRTVVTLDAATAVRAPIAESLLIDGTLDGAAVHGRTAVSVGEHRLGAHTVVTLQRGDVVPVVTSLPSQRNQSWLSPLGSGKDHPLYASLSLILAICLGTMGLPHVLVRFYTNPDGRDTRRTTFVVIGLLSAFYLLPTVFGALGRRYVPDLLLTGKTDATVLLLPERMIGGELGVLLSALITAGAFAAFLSTASGLTVSVAGVLSQDVLRVPRERRRAQRIRSFRLGAIAAIGVPYLLSLPSQHLGLAAVVGLAFAVAAATFCPLLVLGVWWRRLTDVGALAGLVLGGTLATAAVVFTIVAGTGSGWPGALLAQPAAWAVPLTFAVMIAVSRVTASRVPADAGRVMVRLHAPEALADELRGPIRSSSGTDRSPHEPDRRTTTPAHPAI; via the coding sequence ATGGTGGCCGGCACCTTCGGCCTGCGCCGGGCGCGCACGACCAGCGACTTCTACGTCGCCTCGCGGGCGGTGACGCCGCGGTGGAACGCGGCCGCGATCGGCGGCGAGTACCTGTCCGCGGCGTCCTATCTCGGGATCGCCGGGCTGATCCTCGCCTACGGCTTCGACGTGCTGTGGTATCCGGTCGGGTACACCGCGGGATATCTGGTGCTGCTCGCGCTGGTGGCCGCGCCACTGCGCCGTAGCGGGGCCTACACGCTGCCCGACTTCGCCGAGATCCGGCTCGGCTCGGTCCTGGTGCGCCGGGCCGCGAGCGTGCTCGTGGTGCTGATCGGCTGGCTCTACCTGGTGCCGCAGTTGCAGGGTGCCGGGCTGACGCTGTCCACCCAGACCGGTGCGCCCACCTGGGCAGGCGGCCTGATCGTGTGCGCCGTGGTGCTGGTCGCGGTCGCCGCCGGCGGGATGCGTTCGATCACCTTCGCGCAGGCACTGCAGTTCTGGCTGAAGTTCCTCGCCATGCTGGTGCCCGCGCTCGCCCTGCTGTTCGTCTGGCAGCACCGGGACGACGCGATCGCGCACGGCTATCCCGCCGCGCACCAACGGACCGTCGTCACCCTGGACGCCGCGACCGCCGTCCGAGCGCCGATCGCCGAATCGTTGCTGATCGACGGCACGCTCGACGGCGCGGCGGTGCACGGGCGCACGGCGGTGAGCGTGGGGGAGCACCGGCTGGGTGCGCACACCGTGGTCACGCTGCAGCGCGGCGATGTCGTGCCGGTCGTCACGAGCCTGCCGTCGCAGCGCAACCAGTCCTGGCTGAGCCCGCTGGGCTCGGGCAAGGACCATCCGCTGTACGCGAGCCTGTCGCTGATCCTGGCGATCTGCCTGGGCACCATGGGGTTGCCGCACGTGCTCGTCCGGTTCTACACGAATCCGGACGGACGGGACACCCGGCGCACCACGTTCGTCGTGATCGGGCTGCTGTCGGCCTTCTACCTGCTGCCGACCGTGTTCGGCGCGCTCGGCAGGCGCTACGTGCCGGACCTGCTGCTGACCGGCAAGACCGATGCGACCGTCCTGCTGCTGCCGGAGCGGATGATCGGCGGCGAGCTGGGTGTCCTGCTGAGCGCGCTGATCACCGCCGGCGCCTTCGCCGCCTTCCTGTCCACCGCGTCCGGCCTGACCGTCTCGGTCGCCGGGGTGCTGTCGCAGGACGTACTTCGCGTACCGCGCGAACGGCGCCGCGCCCAGCGGATCCGCTCGTTCCGGCTGGGCGCCATCGCCGCGATCGGCGTGCCCTATCTGCTCAGCCTGCCGAGCCAGCACCTCGGTCTTGCCGCGGTGGTCGGTCTGGCGTTTGCCGTCGCGGCCGCCACCTTCTGCCCGCTGCTGGTTCTCGGCGTGTGGTGGCGCCGGCTCACCGACGTCGGCGCGCTGGCCGGGCTCGTCCTGGGCGGCACGTTGGCGACTGCAGCGGTGGTGTTCACGATCGTCGCCGGCACGGGTAGCGGCTGGCCCGGGGCGCTGCTCGCGCAACCTGCGGCCTGGGCCGTCCCGCTCACCTTCGCGGTGATGATCGCGGTGTCCCGGGTGACGGCGTCGCGGGTGCCGGCCGACGCCGGGCGGGTGATGGTGCGCCTGCACGCGCCGGAGGCGCTCGCCGACGAGCTGCGCGGCCCGATCCGTTCGTCGTCCGGAACCGACCGTTCGCCGCACGAGCCGGACCGCCGGACGACGACACCGGCGCATCCGGCGATCTGA
- a CDS encoding acetate uptake transporter, translating to MSTAAEGEHNVARPAERDPMVSPPKLSGWGAGFADPGPLGLAGFAATTFFLSVINTNMLGASVQSIVFGLAFFYGGLAQLLAGMWEFAKGNTFGALAFSSYGAFWLSFWWILTHLPANAKPNDLLHGVALYLLCWTIFTAYMTVASARTTGAIFAVFVLLTLAFLALTIGFFSESVADFEANSNAWIHIGGWIGILTAIAAWYASFAGVVNSTFKRVVLPTFPR from the coding sequence ATGTCAACCGCTGCCGAAGGGGAACACAACGTGGCGCGTCCCGCCGAGCGCGACCCGATGGTCAGCCCGCCGAAGCTCTCCGGCTGGGGTGCCGGATTCGCCGATCCCGGCCCGCTCGGTCTGGCCGGCTTCGCTGCCACGACGTTCTTCCTGTCCGTGATCAACACCAACATGCTCGGCGCGTCGGTGCAGTCCATCGTCTTCGGCCTCGCGTTCTTCTACGGCGGCCTCGCCCAGCTGCTCGCCGGGATGTGGGAGTTCGCGAAGGGCAACACGTTCGGAGCGCTCGCGTTCAGCTCGTACGGCGCGTTCTGGCTCTCCTTCTGGTGGATCCTCACGCACCTGCCGGCCAACGCCAAGCCCAACGACCTGCTGCACGGCGTCGCGCTCTACCTGCTGTGCTGGACCATCTTCACGGCGTACATGACAGTCGCATCCGCCCGGACGACCGGTGCGATCTTCGCGGTGTTCGTGCTGCTGACCCTGGCGTTCCTGGCGCTGACCATCGGCTTCTTCAGCGAGAGCGTGGCCGACTTCGAGGCGAACAGCAACGCCTGGATCCACATCGGTGGCTGGATCGGCATCCTGACCGCGATCGCCGCCTGGTACGCATCGTTCGCCGGTGTCGTCAACTCGACGTTCAAGCGCGTCGTCCTGCCGACGTTCCCACGCTGA
- a CDS encoding PH domain-containing protein: MPAVMSVRAKPVVMARIGYAGAVVVLAAFVITALLQKRDNAGAHFASIDQVGTVVIGIILAGLCLMPTRPRMEADETAVRLRSFLGGWRVVPWDVIVRVEFPRKVRFARLVLPGEETLAIYAVQRLDRERAVQTMARLRELFAAAHPER; encoded by the coding sequence GTGCCGGCTGTGATGAGCGTGCGCGCCAAGCCGGTCGTCATGGCCCGGATCGGGTACGCCGGGGCAGTCGTGGTGCTGGCCGCGTTCGTGATCACCGCGCTGCTGCAGAAGCGTGACAACGCCGGCGCGCACTTCGCCTCGATCGACCAGGTCGGCACGGTGGTGATCGGGATCATCCTGGCCGGGCTGTGCCTGATGCCGACCCGGCCGCGGATGGAGGCCGACGAGACCGCGGTGCGGCTGCGCTCGTTCCTCGGCGGCTGGCGCGTCGTGCCGTGGGACGTGATCGTGCGCGTCGAGTTCCCGCGCAAGGTCCGCTTCGCCCGCCTGGTGCTGCCCGGCGAGGAGACGCTGGCGATCTACGCGGTCCAGCGGCTGGACAGGGAGCGAGCGGTGCAGACGATGGCCCGGCTGCGCGAGCTGTTCGCCGCCGCCCACCCCGAGCGGTAG
- a CDS encoding LytR/AlgR family response regulator transcription factor yields the protein MADGASAPVRLQVLVVDDEVPAREELAFLLGEDPRVETVRTATNAAHALKLLNDQLFDVVFCDIKMPGLDGVELARVVSRFTHRPQVVFVTAYDDHAVDAFDLQATDYLMKPVHADRLAEAVRRVVTAGQPDTSTAEDETIAVELAGVTRFVRRSQVRFVEAQGDYARLHTAEDSHLLRTPLTVLEQRWSAAGFVRIHRSTLVALAHIDEVRVADGRTTVRLGKDELPVSRRHTRSLRDRLTPL from the coding sequence ATGGCCGACGGAGCGAGCGCACCCGTGCGGCTGCAGGTGTTGGTCGTCGACGACGAGGTGCCCGCGCGCGAGGAGTTGGCGTTCCTGCTCGGCGAGGATCCCAGGGTCGAGACGGTACGCACCGCGACGAACGCCGCACATGCCCTCAAGCTGCTCAACGACCAGCTGTTCGACGTCGTCTTCTGCGACATCAAGATGCCCGGACTGGACGGCGTCGAACTGGCTCGCGTGGTAAGCCGCTTCACCCATCGGCCGCAGGTCGTGTTCGTCACCGCCTACGACGACCACGCGGTCGATGCCTTCGACCTGCAGGCCACCGACTACCTGATGAAGCCGGTGCATGCCGACCGGCTGGCCGAGGCGGTGCGCCGCGTGGTCACCGCGGGGCAGCCGGACACGTCCACGGCCGAGGACGAGACGATCGCGGTCGAACTGGCCGGCGTCACCAGGTTCGTGCGCCGTTCGCAGGTGCGTTTCGTCGAGGCGCAGGGTGACTACGCGCGGCTGCACACCGCTGAGGACAGCCACCTGCTGCGCACCCCGCTGACCGTGCTGGAGCAGCGGTGGTCGGCTGCGGGCTTCGTGCGCATCCATCGCAGCACGCTGGTCGCCCTTGCCCACATCGACGAGGTCCGGGTCGCCGACGGCCGGACGACCGTGCGCCTCGGCAAGGACGAACTGCCGGTGAGCAGGCGCCACACGCGTTCGCTGCGGGATCGGCTCACGCCGCTGTGA